A genomic window from Chlorobium phaeobacteroides DSM 266 includes:
- the bamA gene encoding outer membrane protein assembly factor BamA, with protein sequence MKKMQKLITLVLVALAVNATGQTAEAKSKPVKQSVTATQAKTPAEKKDLYTISAISFTGLQSLNEQELIASLPIKIGNNIAVPGAELSATMQYLWNLQVFKNITLEKSNPGTKNVALHFIVEEQPLLEEVVFKGNEKFDLDKLQKTADIQTGKKLSEQELLTAANKIEKLYADKGYLTAGAEYKLEAIGKNKVKAVFTITEGRKVVIEKIRFHGNNAFSQGKLRGVFKETTQNSWWRKIFGAPKLDKDKFATDKDLLVDFYRENGYRDAKVVSDSISYTPDNKGLFLDITIEEGPKYHIGTITWTGNSKDFATTEILEKTFGIKTGDLYNAKLIQERLNFSQDNSDVSSIYLDRGYLSYRANLDEVVVNPDTVNLLISIREGEQYQLNLVNITGNTKTKDHVIRRELYTIPGEMFSRKNVIRSIRELNMLNYFDAEKLAPEIQPNEENNTVDLTYSVSEKQSDTFNASIGYGGSSGFTGTLGVTFNNFSLQDIFDADAYRPLPHGDGQKLSFQWQFGSDNYRTLALSFTEPWAFGGPTTVGFSAFKTHRTYDYTGTDSSIENKTIDQYGTILTIGRRLTWPDDYFAVGLKLKYLHNKGGFVSFINETGINVPDEADEYSITGTISRNSIDSPIYPRRGSKNTLTAQLAGGPLPGTIDFYKFTGNSTWFFPLSRKLVLNMSAQAGYLSTFNKSDYIPYTEYFYMGGSGMSSLPTVPMRGYDDRSFGALLETDSDLYGGTIYTKFTTELRYPITLSPSVSVYGLAFFDAGNLWQDSESVDFSDLKKSVGVGLRVYLPIIGMVGLDYGYGMDTVPGDMEKGWGFMFTFGTSTE encoded by the coding sequence ATGAAAAAAATGCAAAAACTGATAACCCTGGTACTGGTAGCCCTTGCCGTAAACGCTACAGGACAAACTGCCGAAGCTAAAAGCAAGCCCGTAAAACAATCGGTAACAGCAACACAGGCAAAAACACCCGCGGAGAAAAAAGATCTCTATACGATAAGCGCAATTTCCTTCACCGGTCTTCAATCGCTTAACGAGCAGGAACTTATTGCAAGTCTTCCCATAAAAATCGGCAACAACATCGCGGTACCCGGGGCTGAACTGTCAGCAACCATGCAATACCTCTGGAATCTGCAGGTTTTCAAAAATATCACCCTGGAAAAATCCAATCCCGGCACCAAAAACGTAGCGCTGCACTTTATTGTCGAAGAACAGCCGTTACTTGAAGAGGTCGTTTTTAAAGGCAACGAAAAATTCGACCTTGACAAACTGCAGAAAACCGCCGACATTCAAACAGGTAAAAAGCTCAGTGAGCAGGAACTGCTCACGGCCGCAAACAAAATAGAAAAGCTCTATGCCGACAAGGGGTATCTGACTGCAGGAGCGGAATACAAACTGGAGGCTATCGGAAAAAACAAGGTCAAAGCAGTTTTCACTATCACTGAAGGCCGGAAGGTAGTTATTGAAAAAATCCGTTTCCACGGCAACAATGCCTTCAGCCAGGGCAAGCTCAGAGGGGTGTTCAAGGAGACTACCCAAAACTCATGGTGGAGAAAAATCTTTGGAGCCCCCAAACTCGACAAGGATAAATTCGCCACCGACAAGGATCTCCTCGTCGATTTTTATCGGGAAAACGGTTATCGGGACGCAAAAGTTGTCAGCGACTCCATCAGCTATACCCCCGATAATAAAGGTCTCTTTCTTGATATCACGATAGAGGAGGGACCGAAATACCATATCGGCACCATAACATGGACAGGAAACTCCAAAGATTTCGCCACCACAGAAATCCTTGAAAAAACATTCGGAATAAAAACCGGCGATCTCTATAACGCAAAACTCATCCAGGAAAGACTGAACTTCTCACAGGACAACAGCGATGTAAGCTCGATCTACCTTGACAGGGGGTACCTCTCCTACAGGGCCAACCTTGACGAGGTGGTCGTGAATCCTGACACGGTCAATCTTCTCATCAGCATTCGTGAAGGCGAACAGTATCAGTTGAATCTGGTGAACATCACCGGCAACACCAAAACCAAAGACCATGTCATCCGCCGTGAATTGTACACCATCCCCGGTGAAATGTTCAGCCGCAAAAACGTCATCCGCAGTATCAGGGAGCTTAACATGCTCAACTACTTTGATGCTGAAAAACTTGCTCCCGAAATTCAGCCCAACGAAGAGAATAACACAGTCGACCTGACCTATTCGGTATCTGAAAAACAGAGCGACACCTTCAACGCATCGATCGGATATGGAGGATCGAGCGGCTTTACCGGCACACTCGGCGTCACCTTCAACAACTTCTCGCTGCAGGATATTTTTGATGCCGATGCCTACAGACCTCTTCCGCATGGTGACGGTCAGAAACTCTCCTTCCAATGGCAGTTCGGCAGCGACAACTACCGCACGCTTGCCCTGTCGTTTACGGAACCATGGGCATTCGGAGGCCCGACAACCGTTGGCTTTTCAGCCTTTAAAACACACCGCACCTATGACTATACAGGCACAGACTCATCGATTGAGAACAAAACGATCGATCAGTACGGAACCATTCTCACTATCGGCAGACGTCTGACCTGGCCCGACGACTATTTCGCCGTCGGACTTAAACTGAAATACCTGCACAACAAAGGCGGATTTGTGAGCTTTATCAACGAAACAGGTATTAACGTTCCGGATGAAGCCGACGAGTATTCAATCACCGGAACAATATCACGCAACAGCATCGACAGCCCGATCTACCCGCGCCGAGGCAGCAAAAACACACTCACCGCCCAGCTTGCAGGGGGCCCTCTTCCCGGCACTATCGACTTCTATAAATTCACAGGAAACTCAACCTGGTTTTTCCCGCTGTCGAGAAAACTGGTGCTGAACATGTCTGCCCAGGCTGGATACCTCTCAACCTTTAATAAAAGCGACTACATCCCCTATACAGAGTATTTCTATATGGGAGGAAGCGGCATGTCTTCTCTGCCCACCGTTCCGATGCGCGGTTACGACGACCGCAGTTTCGGCGCACTGCTTGAAACCGATTCCGACCTGTATGGCGGCACCATTTACACAAAGTTCACAACAGAACTTCGCTATCCTATAACGCTCTCGCCATCCGTAAGCGTCTATGGACTCGCTTTCTTCGATGCAGGAAACCTCTGGCAAGACAGTGAATCCGTTGATTTCAGCGACCTCAAAAAGTCCGTCGGCGTAGGACTCAGGGTTTATCTTCCGATTATCGGAATGGTTGGCCTTGATTACGGATACGGTATGGACACCGTGCCCGGAGACATGGAAAAAGGATGGGGATTCATGTTCACTTTTGGCACATCGACAGAGTGA
- a CDS encoding isoprenyl transferase, with the protein MARIRTMDLSPTFRSPWFTTVSDTEDKKIQADLKASCELPLHIAIIMDGNGRWAKLKGKTRIEGHIAGVDSVRDIVEASRQLGISYLTLFTFSTENWNRPEKEISALMRLLIKVLRKEARALHDNNIRLNVIGNTALLPEKVRTVLDETVVLTGHNNGLVMSIALSYSGKWDIVEACRSLAVEVKAGRVSPEMIDEHLFQSCLSTASIPDPELLIRTSGEFRISNFMLWQSAYSEIYFTKTYWPDFRRAQFYAALRDYQNRERRFGQTSEQIQKKNTANSKI; encoded by the coding sequence ATGGCGCGCATAAGAACAATGGATCTTTCGCCAACCTTCAGATCGCCCTGGTTTACAACCGTGAGTGATACCGAAGACAAGAAAATCCAGGCTGATTTGAAAGCATCGTGCGAGCTTCCTCTTCATATTGCCATTATTATGGATGGCAATGGCAGATGGGCCAAACTGAAAGGAAAGACAAGGATTGAGGGACACATTGCCGGTGTTGATTCTGTCAGGGATATTGTCGAGGCAAGCAGGCAGCTTGGCATTTCCTATCTCACGCTGTTCACCTTTTCAACTGAAAACTGGAACAGACCTGAAAAAGAGATCTCGGCACTGATGCGACTGCTCATCAAGGTGCTGCGAAAAGAGGCGCGAGCACTGCACGACAATAACATCAGGCTTAACGTGATCGGCAACACCGCTCTTCTTCCGGAAAAAGTCCGGACCGTTCTTGATGAAACAGTAGTACTGACAGGACACAATAACGGACTGGTAATGAGCATTGCATTGAGCTACAGCGGCAAATGGGACATCGTCGAAGCATGCCGTTCCCTTGCTGTTGAGGTCAAGGCCGGTCGCGTGAGTCCGGAGATGATCGATGAGCATCTGTTTCAGTCTTGCCTTTCGACGGCATCAATTCCTGATCCGGAACTGCTCATTCGCACCAGCGGCGAATTCAGAATAAGCAACTTCATGCTCTGGCAAAGCGCCTATTCTGAAATTTATTTTACCAAAACCTACTGGCCTGATTTTCGAAGAGCGCAATTTTATGCTGCTCTTCGCGATTATCAAAACAGAGAAAGAAGGTTTGGCCAGACAAGTGAACAAATTCAGAAAAAAAACACAGCAAACAGCAAGATTTAA
- the gatA gene encoding Asp-tRNA(Asn)/Glu-tRNA(Gln) amidotransferase subunit GatA → MHFSSYQDLRSSLLAGQTTCEEVTKSYLERIDRHCDDNIFLAVFHEQALSRARSLDRRFSEGGTPGLLFGMPMAIKDNISIKGARLTCASRILENYESVYDATVIERLLNEDAVFIGKTNMDEFAMGSSNENSAFGPVANPFDKTRVPGGSSGGSAAAVAAGLALVALGSDTGGSVRQPAGFCDIVGLKPTYGRISRYGLVAFASSFDQIGVLARNSDDAALVLGVMAGADERDATSSRHAVSNYAEEMAAVSPDGLKIGVPKEFFHESLNPDVARLVKAKLEELREKGAELVDITLPASDYAIAAYYILVTAEASSNLARFDGARYGYRSPNCDNLSAMYVNSRTEGFGKEVKRRIMLGTYVLSAGYYDTYYKKAQQVRRVFQDRYREALEKVDVIAGPTSPFPPFGIGDKMDDPLEMYLADVFTVPASIVGMPAISVPIGYDSLNLPVGMHLICNFFEEGKLLGIAGLMQHSIV, encoded by the coding sequence GTGCATTTCAGTAGTTATCAGGATTTGCGATCCAGCCTTCTTGCGGGACAGACGACCTGCGAAGAGGTAACAAAGAGTTATCTTGAGCGGATAGACCGGCATTGCGACGATAATATATTTCTTGCGGTTTTTCATGAACAGGCGTTGTCTCGGGCAAGATCGCTTGACAGGAGGTTTAGCGAGGGCGGCACGCCGGGGTTGTTGTTCGGAATGCCAATGGCTATAAAAGACAATATCTCCATTAAAGGGGCTCGTCTTACCTGCGCGTCGAGAATTCTTGAAAATTATGAGAGTGTCTATGATGCGACAGTTATCGAGCGACTTTTAAATGAGGATGCCGTTTTTATTGGAAAAACCAATATGGACGAGTTTGCAATGGGTAGTTCCAATGAAAATTCGGCTTTCGGACCTGTAGCCAATCCGTTTGATAAAACGAGAGTTCCTGGCGGCAGTTCAGGTGGTTCAGCCGCAGCGGTTGCGGCCGGCCTGGCTCTTGTTGCGCTCGGATCAGATACCGGAGGTTCGGTGCGTCAGCCTGCAGGGTTCTGCGATATTGTCGGGTTGAAGCCAACTTACGGAAGGATTTCCCGTTACGGTCTTGTTGCTTTTGCCTCTTCGTTTGATCAGATTGGCGTTCTTGCCCGAAATAGCGACGATGCCGCGCTCGTGCTCGGCGTTATGGCGGGTGCCGACGAGCGTGACGCAACCTCTTCACGTCATGCGGTATCAAATTATGCTGAAGAGATGGCCGCGGTTTCACCCGACGGTTTGAAAATTGGTGTTCCAAAGGAGTTTTTTCACGAGAGTCTGAATCCCGATGTGGCCCGTCTTGTAAAGGCAAAACTGGAGGAGCTGCGTGAAAAAGGGGCGGAACTGGTTGACATAACTCTCCCTGCAAGCGATTATGCCATTGCGGCATACTATATTCTTGTAACGGCGGAGGCTTCATCAAATCTTGCCCGATTTGATGGTGCAAGATACGGGTATCGTTCACCGAACTGCGATAATCTCAGTGCGATGTATGTCAATTCAAGAACAGAGGGGTTCGGCAAGGAGGTCAAGCGTCGGATCATGCTCGGTACCTATGTGCTTTCAGCCGGGTATTACGATACCTATTACAAGAAGGCGCAGCAGGTTCGTCGTGTTTTTCAGGACAGATATCGTGAGGCGCTTGAAAAAGTCGATGTGATTGCCGGGCCGACATCACCGTTTCCGCCGTTCGGTATTGGCGATAAAATGGACGATCCTCTTGAAATGTATCTTGCTGATGTTTTTACCGTTCCGGCAAGTATTGTCGGGATGCCTGCCATCAGTGTTCCGATTGGATATGACAGTCTTAATCTGCCAGTCGGCATGCATCTGATCTGCAATTTCTTTGAGGAAGGAAAATTGCTTGGTATTGCCGGACTTATGCAGCATTCTATCGTTTAA
- the sucD gene encoding succinate--CoA ligase subunit alpha, which produces MSVLVNKDTRLVVQGITGGEGTFHTSQILEYGTNVVAGVTPGKGGTIYHGNERDHFCRPVPVFNTVKDAVDKAEANATVIFVPAPFAADAIMEAADAGLKVIICITEGIPVNDMMKAYAFVKEKGAVLVGPNCPGVITPGEAKVGIMPGFIHMKGTIGVVSRSGTLTYEAVHQLTAVGLGQSTCIGIGGDPIIGTRFIDAIKLFAKDDETEGLVMIGEIGGSAEEEAAEYIKRYFKKPVVGFIAGRTAPPGRRMGHAGAIVSGGKGTAEDKIHAMEAAGIHMVDNPGDIGTAMLKALGR; this is translated from the coding sequence ATGAGTGTTTTAGTCAATAAGGATACCCGCCTTGTTGTACAGGGTATAACAGGTGGCGAAGGAACCTTTCATACTTCCCAGATCCTTGAATACGGAACCAATGTGGTCGCCGGCGTAACGCCCGGAAAAGGGGGTACAATTTATCATGGCAATGAACGGGATCATTTCTGTCGTCCGGTTCCGGTGTTCAATACGGTGAAGGACGCCGTGGATAAGGCGGAGGCCAATGCGACGGTTATTTTTGTTCCGGCACCCTTTGCTGCGGATGCGATCATGGAGGCAGCAGATGCGGGCCTGAAGGTCATTATCTGCATTACGGAAGGAATTCCTGTCAACGACATGATGAAGGCGTATGCTTTCGTCAAGGAAAAAGGTGCTGTGCTTGTCGGTCCAAACTGTCCCGGAGTTATTACTCCCGGCGAGGCAAAAGTTGGTATCATGCCGGGCTTTATTCACATGAAAGGCACGATTGGCGTTGTGTCACGCAGCGGAACCCTGACCTATGAAGCTGTTCATCAGCTTACCGCAGTAGGGCTTGGACAGTCAACCTGCATAGGTATTGGCGGTGATCCCATTATCGGCACCCGATTTATTGATGCCATAAAGCTTTTTGCAAAGGATGATGAAACCGAAGGTCTGGTGATGATCGGCGAAATCGGTGGCAGCGCTGAAGAGGAGGCCGCGGAGTATATCAAGAGATATTTTAAAAAACCGGTAGTCGGGTTTATAGCGGGACGAACAGCGCCTCCCGGCAGGCGGATGGGACATGCCGGCGCTATCGTTTCAGGAGGAAAGGGAACAGCAGAAGACAAGATCCATGCTATGGAGGCTGCCGGTATTCATATGGTCGATAATCCTGGCGATATCGGTACCGCAATGCTTAAGGCTCTGGGACGATAG
- a CDS encoding KpsF/GutQ family sugar-phosphate isomerase, with product MISQPETAAIIDSGKNILEQEAQAIHRIADRLDDNFARAIALILSCKGKIIVSGMGKSGIIGQKIAATMASTGTTALFLHPADAAHGDLGIVCSGDIVICLSKSGTTEELNYIIPALKKTGASIIALTGNSRSYLAKSADIVLDTGIEQEACPYDLAPTTSTTAMLAMGDALSMTLMQAKNFTPVDFALTHPKGSLGRRLTMKVSDIMASGDTMPVVNEDAAVTDLILEMTSKRYGVSAIINKKGVLTGIFTDGDLRRLVQKGDDFLNLTARSVMTANPKTVGAERLATECLEILETYRITQLIVCDIDQRPAGIIHIHDLISLGL from the coding sequence ATGATCTCACAACCAGAAACCGCCGCAATAATTGACTCGGGAAAAAATATTCTTGAACAGGAAGCGCAAGCAATCCATCGGATCGCAGACAGGCTCGATGATAATTTCGCCCGTGCCATTGCATTGATTCTCTCTTGTAAAGGCAAGATCATTGTCTCCGGAATGGGCAAATCCGGAATTATCGGGCAGAAAATTGCGGCGACAATGGCATCAACCGGAACAACGGCTCTTTTTCTGCACCCTGCTGACGCAGCACACGGAGATCTCGGCATCGTTTGTTCTGGAGATATTGTCATCTGCCTTTCAAAAAGCGGAACAACCGAGGAGCTCAATTACATTATACCGGCACTGAAAAAAACCGGAGCGTCAATCATTGCCCTGACCGGCAACAGCCGATCCTATCTTGCAAAGAGCGCCGATATCGTTCTTGACACTGGTATCGAGCAGGAAGCCTGTCCTTATGATCTTGCGCCGACAACATCAACAACGGCGATGCTTGCCATGGGCGATGCCCTATCCATGACACTGATGCAGGCAAAAAACTTCACCCCCGTTGATTTCGCGCTAACCCATCCAAAAGGATCACTTGGACGAAGACTGACCATGAAAGTATCGGATATCATGGCTTCCGGCGATACCATGCCTGTGGTTAATGAAGATGCAGCTGTCACCGATCTGATTCTTGAAATGACCTCAAAACGCTACGGAGTCAGCGCCATTATCAACAAGAAAGGGGTATTGACCGGCATTTTTACCGACGGCGACCTTCGTCGGCTTGTCCAGAAAGGTGACGATTTTCTGAACCTGACAGCGAGGTCGGTCATGACGGCAAACCCAAAAACCGTTGGAGCAGAAAGGCTTGCAACCGAGTGCCTCGAAATTCTCGAGACCTATCGCATTACACAGCTCATTGTTTGTGATATTGATCAGCGTCCTGCAGGCATTATCCATATTCATGACCTGATTTCCCTCGGGCTGTAG
- a CDS encoding lipopolysaccharide biosynthesis protein, protein MLSKLKLLARDTVIYGASTILSRSLNYLLVPLYANKLSTFDNGVQTLVYANIALANVLFSYGLETAYLKSASDSLREGKDGKGFFSTAFFSLLVTATLFSLIIVFFSADISVLLGMTPAEYAFVRYAAIILWIDTILVIPFAELRLKRKAVQFAIARVTGVVAVVIAAMILVIPFHAGLQGAFIANIIGSAVSGLMVFPVFMQLRPFFSFHQFRELIQIGLPYVPAGIAGLLIHLIDRNILIRISSSDIERIYGEGYVASDILGIYGRVVAFGIILQLFIQVFRFAWQPFFLQHASDPDAKRLFRYVLSISTLFTMVLALASTFFVPDLVRYHYADRFYLLPPRYWIGLSVLPWIFLSYVFDMISTNLTAGLLITGNTRSLPMVTFSGALVTSLVCWALVPVNGMEGAAYAIVAGTFVMCLVMAYYSLKFYPNRYDWLKLSLLLAVGGVFAGIGLWFETIAAGMVLIVLVKIALLVLFFLLVVFAFNEEVRLVAEKIAHKLKKR, encoded by the coding sequence ATGCTCTCAAAGTTAAAGCTTCTTGCCAGAGATACGGTTATTTATGGCGCCAGCACCATTTTGTCCCGAAGTCTCAACTATCTGCTGGTTCCTTTATATGCCAACAAGCTTTCGACCTTTGATAACGGCGTTCAGACACTGGTTTATGCCAATATCGCACTGGCTAATGTCCTGTTTTCCTATGGACTTGAAACCGCCTATCTGAAATCCGCATCCGATTCCCTGCGAGAGGGAAAGGACGGAAAGGGCTTTTTTTCAACGGCTTTTTTCAGTCTTCTTGTTACAGCGACTCTTTTTTCGCTCATCATTGTTTTCTTTTCTGCTGATATTTCCGTCTTGCTCGGCATGACTCCCGCCGAATATGCATTTGTGCGCTATGCGGCAATCATTCTCTGGATCGATACTATTCTTGTCATACCCTTTGCCGAACTGAGACTTAAAAGAAAGGCCGTGCAGTTTGCCATAGCAAGGGTTACCGGCGTGGTTGCCGTTGTCATTGCTGCCATGATTCTTGTTATTCCGTTTCATGCGGGACTGCAAGGCGCGTTTATTGCCAACATTATCGGTTCCGCGGTAAGCGGTTTGATGGTGTTTCCCGTTTTCATGCAGCTTCGTCCGTTTTTTTCCTTTCATCAGTTCCGTGAGCTGATTCAGATAGGGTTGCCTTATGTTCCTGCCGGTATTGCCGGCCTGCTTATTCATCTGATTGATCGTAATATTCTGATCAGAATCTCTTCTTCAGATATTGAGAGGATCTACGGCGAAGGGTATGTTGCCTCCGATATTCTCGGAATTTACGGCAGGGTTGTTGCGTTTGGCATTATTCTTCAGCTTTTTATTCAGGTATTCCGTTTTGCATGGCAGCCTTTTTTTCTGCAGCATGCCTCGGATCCTGACGCAAAGCGGCTTTTTCGCTATGTGTTAAGTATCTCAACGCTTTTTACGATGGTTTTGGCGCTTGCGTCGACATTTTTTGTGCCCGATCTTGTGAGATACCACTATGCCGACCGGTTTTATCTGCTTCCGCCTCGCTACTGGATAGGGTTATCCGTTCTGCCGTGGATTTTTCTGAGTTATGTGTTTGACATGATTTCAACCAATCTGACGGCGGGTCTCCTGATTACCGGCAACACGCGTTCGCTGCCGATGGTAACGTTTTCCGGAGCATTGGTTACCTCTCTGGTCTGCTGGGCGCTGGTGCCGGTGAATGGTATGGAGGGTGCCGCTTATGCTATTGTTGCCGGCACGTTTGTGATGTGTCTTGTTATGGCATACTATTCGCTGAAGTTCTATCCAAACCGGTATGACTGGCTCAAACTTTCTTTGCTTCTTGCTGTCGGTGGCGTGTTTGCCGGAATCGGACTATGGTTTGAAACGATTGCGGCAGGGATGGTATTGATAGTTCTGGTTAAAATTGCGCTTCTCGTGCTCTTTTTTCTTCTTGTTGTTTTTGCATTCAACGAGGAGGTTCGGCTTGTTGCGGAAAAAATAGCCCACAAGCTCAAAAAGCGTTGA
- a CDS encoding periplasmic heavy metal sensor, whose product MDFLASKRFVTTSLVILVLLNLTLLGILWMQNFSGKQAPVQVKITRQYNRQIYFTAPLALSEKQAISFQELRREHFRRVRPEMQAISLLKEQLVKEAIRDNPDSLKIVKLAESIGKHQTSVERQLAEHFHELSEVCTPSQRDSLQKILTHMGKRQMHIRKDTIENLTR is encoded by the coding sequence ATGGATTTTTTAGCATCAAAGCGCTTTGTCACCACATCGCTTGTCATTCTTGTTCTCCTCAACCTGACACTGCTCGGGATTCTCTGGATGCAGAATTTCTCCGGAAAACAAGCTCCCGTACAGGTAAAAATAACCCGTCAGTACAACCGACAGATCTATTTTACCGCCCCGCTTGCGCTGAGCGAAAAACAGGCCATAAGTTTTCAGGAACTTCGAAGGGAACATTTCAGAAGGGTCAGACCGGAAATGCAGGCAATTTCCCTGCTCAAAGAGCAGTTGGTCAAAGAAGCCATACGCGACAACCCCGACTCGCTAAAAATCGTCAAACTTGCTGAATCAATCGGAAAACACCAGACAAGCGTTGAACGGCAGCTTGCCGAACATTTTCATGAGCTTTCGGAAGTCTGCACGCCGTCACAACGTGATTCGCTGCAAAAAATACTCACGCACATGGGTAAACGTCAAATGCACATAAGAAAGGATACCATAGAAAACCTGACCCGCTGA
- a CDS encoding Spy/CpxP family protein refolding chaperone yields the protein MNKKTVTMITAMLLGFSSIASATDYSSYSDAKLSEMRGTMRTASQEERQAYQTECQKRTALTSPDQRSNRAGITRHKTKGSSPMILKEQLGLSDTQSRQLQEMRQKHAGLATKERSRLAELQRQLMDASMTSNPDKQRIAVLAQQIGKEQSDLAIMRSASIQEVASVLTPKQREKMKTFMLQISPRKQGGMKM from the coding sequence ATGAACAAAAAAACAGTGACGATGATCACCGCAATGCTCCTTGGTTTCAGCAGCATTGCTTCAGCGACGGACTACAGCAGTTACTCCGATGCGAAACTTTCCGAAATGCGCGGAACCATGCGAACGGCATCACAGGAAGAGCGGCAGGCATATCAAACCGAGTGCCAGAAACGAACCGCACTCACCAGCCCCGACCAGCGGTCGAATCGAGCCGGCATAACCCGACATAAAACAAAGGGCAGCAGTCCAATGATCCTGAAAGAACAACTCGGGCTGAGCGACACACAAAGCAGACAGCTTCAGGAGATGCGCCAGAAACATGCCGGGCTTGCCACGAAAGAAAGATCACGGCTTGCCGAACTCCAAAGACAATTGATGGATGCGTCTATGACCAGCAATCCGGACAAACAGCGTATTGCGGTGCTTGCACAGCAAATCGGAAAAGAGCAGAGTGATCTTGCCATCATGAGAAGCGCAAGCATTCAGGAGGTCGCTTCTGTACTGACACCAAAACAGCGTGAAAAAATGAAAACATTCATGCTGCAGATCTCTCCACGCAAGCAAGGCGGCATGAAGATGTAA
- a CDS encoding RNA polymerase sigma factor, giving the protein MEKRGEAAVTIPATHEALLDSRATSKDDQFRKLVLEHQEMVLNTCFRFVFNREDAEDLAQDVFVEVYRSLDQFREESKLSTWIYRIAVTKSLDYLRRLKRKKRFSSLKRVIGIEDPSEDLPDTAGSNPLQSLAGKENANLLLDALNALPENQKTAFLLSKQDGYSNQEIADILQSSVSAVESLIHRAKKNLHDKLYKHFKQT; this is encoded by the coding sequence ATGGAAAAAAGAGGAGAGGCCGCAGTAACGATCCCTGCAACCCACGAAGCATTGCTGGATAGTCGGGCAACATCGAAAGACGATCAGTTCAGAAAGCTGGTTCTTGAGCATCAGGAGATGGTGCTCAATACCTGTTTCCGTTTTGTATTCAACCGTGAAGATGCCGAAGACCTTGCTCAGGATGTTTTTGTGGAAGTATACCGCTCGCTTGATCAGTTCAGGGAAGAATCAAAACTTTCTACATGGATCTACCGTATTGCTGTCACCAAATCGCTTGACTATCTGAGAAGACTGAAACGAAAAAAACGGTTCAGCTCTCTCAAAAGAGTTATCGGGATTGAAGACCCTTCGGAAGATCTGCCGGATACAGCGGGAAGCAATCCTCTTCAGTCGCTTGCCGGAAAAGAAAACGCAAATCTTCTTCTGGACGCACTGAATGCGCTACCTGAAAACCAGAAAACGGCATTTCTGCTCAGCAAACAGGATGGCTACTCCAACCAGGAAATAGCCGATATTCTCCAGAGTTCCGTTTCAGCAGTCGAATCACTCATCCACAGGGCAAAAAAAAACCTGCACGACAAACTCTATAAACATTTCAAACAGACCTGA
- a CDS encoding DCC1-like thiol-disulfide oxidoreductase family protein produces MRFTFTPARSPPGRKLLDRHNINAEQVTTVVLIKGGKAFTKSTAALAIAEELDFIRNLLHLFIIML; encoded by the coding sequence CTGCGCTTCACCTTTACCCCTGCCCGGTCCCCTCCGGGCAGGAAACTCCTTGATCGGCACAACATTAATGCAGAACAAGTAACAACCGTCGTTCTGATAAAAGGGGGCAAAGCCTTCACGAAAAGCACAGCCGCGCTTGCCATTGCAGAAGAACTCGATTTTATCCGGAACCTTCTGCACCTTTTTATCATTATGCTCTAA